A single Populus nigra chromosome 13, ddPopNigr1.1, whole genome shotgun sequence DNA region contains:
- the LOC133670877 gene encoding histone H2A.Z-specific chaperone CHZ1 → MAETEIPNEPALPTKRKLDEDPFPENKQENHTNKSQKLESLTNNSPNTHEKTTDRTQTLEASFNNQNDTVHKVVEEEEDGDDEDGDYEDEENGEEVLVDRKGKGILIEEDEDDDSSDDDGDESSELDGGDDSEEAEEDDPLAEVDLDNILPSRTRRKAVHPGVYIANDNHVNDDDDDDDDSDA, encoded by the coding sequence ATGGCAGAAACCGAAATCCCAAACGAACCCGCATTACCCACAAAACGCAAACTCGATGAGGACCCATTTCCTGAAAACAAGCAAGAAAATCACACCAACAAATCGCAAAAGCTTGAGTCTCTTACCAACAACTCACCAAACACCCACGAGAAAACCACTGATAGAACGCAAACTCTAGAAGCTTCTTTCAATAACCAAAATGACACCGTACATAAAgtggtagaagaagaagaagatggtgatGATGAAGATGGTGATTATGAAGACGAAGAGAACGGAGAGGAAGTGTTGGTGGATAGGAAAGGGAAAGGGATATtgattgaagaagatgaagatgacgACTCgagtgatgatgatggtgatgaatcAAGTGAATTGGATGGTGGCGATGATAGTGAGGAGGCGGAGGAGGATGATCCATTGGCTGAAGTTGAtttggataatattttaccGTCGAGGACTCGAAGGAAAGCGGTGCATCCTGGAGTTTATATTGCTAATGACAATCACgtgaatgatgatgatgatgatgatgatgacagtGACGCGTGA